One Helianthus annuus cultivar XRQ/B chromosome 12, HanXRQr2.0-SUNRISE, whole genome shotgun sequence genomic region harbors:
- the LOC110894835 gene encoding uncharacterized protein LOC110894835, protein MFNDDEVRSALTKMYNYSPIDGFVEISKGLGDMMTSLANEPSVGLFYVQQHAHNAVPNIVNLSNKVVAKSREIGLHTEDTEDSIAMVRSMADCGFPVVDDMIKDIAKCLAIMSSRQPRRGLIRSRSVSWFKTGQTGWRGNVNDFEKSGNANGAANSMQNVGEELPVSSLGGEDAVLVDNMMPNVSGLEDFGGFKDDKEGRIEK, encoded by the exons ATGTTCAA TGATGATGAGGTACGATCTGCACTCACAAAgatgtataattattctccaatTGATGGATTTGTAGAGATCTCCAAAGGGTTGGGAGATATGATGACGTCATTAGCAAATGAACCCTCAGTGGGTCTGTTTTATGTTCAACAACATGCTCACAATGCAGTTCCAAATATTGTGAATTTAAGCAACAAAGTTGTTGCGAAATCGCGAGAAATCGGTTTGCATACGGAGGATACAGAGGATTCGATTGCGATGGTGAGATCGATGGCGGATTGTGGGTTCCCCGTTGTTGATGATATGATCAAAGATATAGCGAAATGTTTAGCGATCATGTCGTCAAGGCAACCGAGAAGAGGTTTGATTCGTAGTAGATCGGTTTCGTGGTTTAAAACAGGACAAACCGGTTGGAGGGGGAATGTTAATGATTTCGAGAAGTCTGGAAACGCTAATGGTGCTGCGAATTCAATGCAGAATGTCGGTGAAGAATTGCCTGTGTCGAGTCTTGGGGGTGAAGACGCCGTGTTGGTTGATAATATGATGCCGAATGTGTCGGGTTTGGAGGATTTTGGTGGGTTTAAAGATGATAAAGAAGGAAGAATTGAAAAATGA